The genome window gaggcggggacatcacacagcatccacaccagctgattacccagtttggcggggccaaaggctgctccccctagacgagaacgagctgagcgagcctgaggcgacccaggtggttacattgtggggtgctcgtcagggattgatttctgtggaagctaaGTGATCGCCCTCTTTAAGTTATGTCtacggcgaagagctggtgtgccttagCAGGTGTGCGATTGCTAGTTATCCCtgcatgtgtgttgggtggggtggctgttggtgccctggAGGGCATTGTTCGGGTTCCGACTAGCATTGACAACATGGTGGTGGGGCCATGGGCTGACCATGCTGTtaagagagtgaggagtgacaggttggggtGTTTCAGCTATGGTGGGCTctgcctggttgttggaataatgtccagccctaaaggggtggAGGAGTGGGCAGAGTGGagctctcagttgttgggtgagtggcagtgcttggctgaggaaaagcgacaggaattggttgaaagtttgagtaggtggACTGGTGgcattgttagaactgtcgggtacAATTACCTCGGGGTGACAGCTGTCAGTTAtgtgaaagtgtgggaaaatgcgtgtggttcgactggaagtcaaatgccgcagctggggggcttatcatatccgtggcaggagactggtggaaagtttttagggtatcccttttggctgggggggcagataaattgcttgcggtgccaaggggatctgtcaaggggatcagctcctccctcagttgttcagttgatccgagaggtgtcgggaaacttagaggaggcccagtgggggaacggcttggggtctctgggggagcacattcccagcaatgtaccaaggaactcccaaaaggagcagaccctattcctgaaggcttagaggggccacgcgctcaggtgttgttacggatggatggaagccaagttaaagccatccttggCACTGGGgtgccggttaagttgctgtacgatttgttttataaccgttattggaaagatttacccttgacgacatttagggcactggagatttggggtatcagtgccggtgattatccagtcgacggttgttggtcagtgaaaatggggttcttggaggcaaatgtgggggtgactgaagttcatgaattattaatgctgatgtgtctggacactgttgagacgggcagcgtttctgttctagagagaaccaatatcctgctggtgcgcttgggggcctgcccagaGGAGGCGGATGaaagctgtttggaggcattgtcgatgcacccagagtttcaagctgcttgtgcggacgtgtgtagcagcattgagCTGATaccaaattcaaacaagagctggTTGTCTTACGGCCTGGGgaaagtatctgagggtgagatcctcttagtggacgctgcgaaataccacgagggaggggagttgaccgctgaagacacctcggtgagagagaggttgcagcaactggcccctgaagctgtggaagatgtaggcagcgtgtgtgtggattatattgcgctgaagaggtgcattgtcagtgaccagaatatggccctgagggccgaggaagcaatggcctgtctgagtggtgtgaagtggtttaaggtgctggatctgaggagtggatgttgtcaGATCCcaatgagtggggccgacaaggagaagacggccgttataagttccctaggagtcttccggtccgaaaagatgccacagggcatatccggagcccttgcaaccttcctgtggggcatgtggaagaccatgggggatgtggaggtgtttggagttttggtATATGTGGATGACCtcctggtatttggatttgcctcgggagaatatgaagtgaggagcggctgagaactacagagttaaagtgttttctggacatgtgccagggctggcgaaagTCGCAGCTTGTGGgtgactgtctctacagaatcaagtttgaaatgaagactgagagattggagagagtgatctggaaccagtgggaagacttacaagttggagagaacaaagaaagttgtctgactgagggcaacaGCAAACTGAGAGCCTgtagaggggagtttgcggaggtgaagaaataaTGGACAAATCTCGGAAGagggaagcggaagcttgaagggaacctgaagatgaccatcaacagttcaaatgaagtgcaaaacctgaaagttgatctggaagaagtcatgaggaagaaaaagctggagataaGTAGATAAGTGCAGTGAACACTGAACTGGAGGctgaccaatctttaactgctgcttttcagGTCGGGTTGAAAGAAGCTGTTGGAGTAACTGCGTCCCAGATTGAGATGGCCGGGACTCgtgagtcagaactgctgagcctgtggcgagAGTTGCAGGGGCCAGAGAAGAAGCTGATATTTCAATTGCAGGAGGCTgcagagactgcaggagcagtgcaggccacgtgtttccatttggagaagatcaaacagcagctaccaatcacagaaatgaggaagaatatggATTcgaaggatgatgtgctggatgtgtggtacatgctgccttttgctgactttccctcaattgaggaagagacctttggcccttctcccactgagtcaggtgtagtggggagggttagctgtgtgcagtggggggcatgagtgagaggttgagagaggagttggtgcTGGGCCTGAGGTATCCCCACTTGTGTCCTAGCCTGAAGGGTTGAGGtgaaggggtatggaggtctcagaagggttagggaactcccagatagttggcctaagtagtgcctgaggaacagggcgtgagggttactgtgtggggaggagatgtcactgtttgtgcttgggttagggtgtgttggcaggaaaggtggcgagttatttaatagtcatgaggacatgacttttatttggtggggggagagtgtaaagcgggtttcttctttttcttttttactgcgtatgttaatcaaaatggcttctttgttttgttaaaagtaggaatgcttctttgttgcaagagagttctggaagcttgtttgggttaaaatttactgataatgaaaattgtattcctttgtaaaccaattgggattaatgttgttctttcttctgagtctgtaagctattgttggcgggcttttggggagatcggtgcaagggggtgagagagagaggacgcgatactgtaaactgggcgaggaacggaccccaagcgggcgTCCAAggtcaggaggtaccccgaggagagcagacgaagatagatgtgcttggttgaccacttcgggtggtcctgagctgcgagtcgaggagttcggaggggatcgaatggtggccagaagacttcagtaattgagctccaatggttgtgcatgaagtggtttggactttgataagttggcgccttttctttatttttttttccttcatatacactgtatcattattaatcacttagttatagtgatctttataaattgtactcatttaatcgcatatagtgtactgtctgtttttgagcgaggcggggacatcacacagcatccacaccagctgattacccagtttggcggggccgaaggctgcttccCCCCAGCCGAGAAtcagctgagtgagcctgaggcgacccagggggttacatacatattttttaaaataaattaaattgtaGTGCTAAAAGAGGTGGaataatagtgaggtagtgttcgtggatttcttgtccattcagaaatctgatggtggagggagagaaactgttcctgaaatgttgagtgtgtcctcgggctcctgcacctcccacttgatggtggcaatgagaagagggcctgcaTGGTGACCACTACAATAGTGAGCCACCCGTTGTCGTTGTCATGGATGTGATGGAAACTGCTGCTCTTCCCTCACCTTGTTTGCCGGCATAATTCATTAGCCCAGAGATAGCAGCAGAGGTATTTATTTAAGTCTAATTTCACATACGCAGGATGGCTTTTAGACAATGAATTATTTTTGTAAGCTTGGACAAAGCAAAATTTCATGGCAGTGCTGGTTGGGAGCTGTTTTATTCAAAAACTGGGAAATCTCACTGATATTTATAGAAAGTTAGTCAAGGACTAGATTCATCTGAGCATTGAGACATAATTATCTTAAGCAGTCATGAAAAGTGTTGTACTTCTGTCAGGGAGGCATTAACCTACAACTGTTCTCAATTGTCACCTGCTTTTAAATGATTACAGTGATTGGTGTCTACTAGTGAAGAGAAAACTAAGATTAAAGAAGACTAAAAAGATGAAGATGATGTTGCTTTGTGTTTAGCTATATTTACCCATAGAGATAGGGAAAAGTCCATTCAAATTTATGGTAGGAATTAACAAATCAGAAAGCTTTTACTCAAAACTGCAGGACCGAGATAACCAGTGAGAAAGCACTTATTCAAGTAATGCAGAAATTGGAATTGAATCAAACACCATGAAAATCATTGCTTCAGCATTTCTATCCCTAATGCTCCTTCAGCAACAATGTGCTATGCTTCATCCGCTGTTTTGCAGGAGCCTGCGTGATATTTTGCTATGGGTTCTTCATGCATTTACCTGAATTTTCAGGGAGCAAGGGAGAAGACTGGCCAGCTGGATGATCTCCCAACTGCAAGAGAATCAAGAAAACTCTTTCCCACCTTATCCACTGACCAGAGAAACTACAGAAACCCAGTTTTACAAATAAAAATTGTGAGTGGGAATCCTTTGCTAAATTGAAGAAAATTTGATGGGATTTTGTTTCTATTTCATAAATTAACTTAGTGAAAACAAATGAGGGACATACTTTTACAGTAACAATTCTGTTTATCACTGTTATAAAATTAAAAGTGATCTGCTCAGGGGCATTTTCGAACCCCTATACACTGCAATGCTGATGAGCACAGGGTACCTGAAAGTCCCAGGCTGCAGAAATAAAAGAAGATTTTAAAGACAATAAGTGACAGAATTGTATAACCCAATCAGTGAATGGGAAAGATCCCATTTGATTAAATTGTAGCAAACTTGATAGCTCCCTTCAACCCAGATATCTAACGTATTTAGGGTGACACTTTTACAGTTCAGggcatcaaattcagagttcagttccaacacctgtctgtaaggagcttataaGTCCTCCCCgtgaaatgtgtgggtttcctcagggtgctctggtttcctcccacattccaaagatgtaccggttagaaggtgaattggtcattgtaaattgtcctgcgattaggcagGTGCAGCTCatggggccagaagggcctgtttcatgctgtGACTCTGAGTAAAATAAATTTAACACAGAGACAAATGACATAGGAAGCAATTAGAAATCATATCATGAATATGAATAATTTAATTGAACTGTGTATTTTCAGAACACCCTTGGACAGAGCATTGGGAAACAGAATAGTCAGGTGGTTAATTGACAAATCAGCTCAGGCCAAGCTCTTTTACACGCTGGAAACAACTTTTGAAAACACAACACTGAGATATTGAAGAAATTTTAGTCAGTTGAGGTGCAGATGTGAATTTATTGGAAAGTAATCGACAAGAGAAAAAAGTCGTCCTCAGGGGTGGATTATGTTGGACAACATTTAATGCAATACAATCACCCACTTCACAACAGTTGCATTAGGCTCATTTAATGAGGTGATATCATAAAACCGAATTAAGCTTAGACAAGAAAAGAATACACTGCATAACACTAGTGAATATCATGAATTTTAACTTATAAGTATGTTATAAAAATCCTAACATAAGCACGTAATACTTTATGTAAATATTCAATGCATTGAATGAATTTTTCCATATAATGGTTCAGTTCACTTGGTTACTAATAAAATTCTTTGCATTTGCAAATAGTAATAAATAGCATTCTATCAATTATTCAATGATTTAGTGATGATTAAGTATGAATAAAAATGAAAGTAATTGAAAATAATCAATAACCACGTTTTTCTAaaaaaagcatcttcactttacattGATATGGAGGCCAGaagtgattggtggactgagggaGGGAGGATGACAAATAGATCTAATGAGGGAGGGGCAAGGGAGCGGTGGAGTTCGGAGACATGATAGATGGAACCAGACaaagaaaaggaggaagattGAGCCAggaagagggtggggagggtgaggTTGGGGACAGATCCTAGAGGATGATAAGCAGGAATACAAAGGCTACCAATGGTGGAGTTTGATATATGGAAGGTAATAATGGAAACCATCAGGGGAGAGAGGAAAGACAGACTGTTTGTTGGTCCAGAATCCAGCAGCTGCCACCCCTTTGTGTATCCACAGTATTATGGACAATCTGGATCAGGCATTTCCACACGTTTGCCTTTTAGATTAAAATTGCCAGGGTTTGGACTTTCATATGCTTCGTTGTAATAGATGTGGTTTTTCTGCCAATTTACCACATTGCCTGTTCTTCCAAAATGTGAGTGACCTTTGTTTGGTGAAAATCTTTCCTGTTGATTTGTTTCCTTTTCTTCTATTACACTGTTTGTCTTTTTATTGAGTCCACAGAAAGTTAGAAACACGGGTAGGAATACAAGACCATGCACTGCCCCAAAAGATATGACAAGAAacatgattttaaaaaatgtccTGAAGATGTAACTTCCTGCAGCAGCCAGCACAACCACACCCAGAATGGTTGAAACTGCTCCCTGGATAATGGGATACCCAAGAGCATACAATGCATCGATAGCTCGTTCATTGTAACTGCTTTTGCCACTTGAAACAAATGCATAGGAAATGTGAGCTGAAAAATCCACTGAAAAGCCAATGCAGATGACCAGATTAATCATCGATATGGAATCTAAATTGACACCCCAAAAAGCCATGAACCCAGTTACACCCACCAAAACCGATGCCGTTGCAAGTGTGACCCacagagaacagactggattaGGTATTAACAATAAAGCAATGAGAAGCATAGCAAGAGCAGCCACAACTACATTCTGTATTGTGTTGGATACTATAACAAGATACTGATCAAAATAGATAAATGCAGAGTGATATACCAGCAAGGGAATTCTACATTTCTTTGCCAGATCTCTTAATTCAGTCAGTATGTTTTTCTCAGCAACTGAGCTATTGACATTCATGGTTTGAATGAAAAAACGTGAAGCACTAATGCTCAGTTCATTTTCTGAAATGTCAATATCTTGTTTGAATGCAGGGGCATACTGAAGGAATGTTGCTAAGTTTGTCATGAATATATCTTGCTTGTTTATATCTATACTGTTACTTGCACTAACGTAGAAATGAAGCCAGGACTCTGACAGTTCACGATCTACATATGAAAGGTTTTCAAATCTCTCCATACAGGTTTCAATATCACTCCGCACAGTGGAATTCCAATACTCTACAGATTCAGTGACAGTGACCATGACTCGTGGTCCATACTCTGAGAAAAAATCTCTTTGTGCATCATAGAACGGAATCACGTATGAATCATCAAAGGCCAGATTTCTGAGATCAATTCCTTCCTTGATCTGCAAACAGCCATAAATACCGGCAGCTAAATATCCTAAATACAGGAAAACCACAGCTGCCTTGGTCCATCCATTGGTGAGGAATGGACCGTAATATTCCTTCATGAAGTAGTAGATTGGATGCTCTGATTCAGTACCTGTTTTCGGATCATAAGCTCCACCTACACAACACATGGTGGTCAGTGTAGATCCTCCTGGTTTAGGATCTTTGTCAACCTTTCTGAATGTCAGCCAGTGCCTGTTACTGGCTTCCCTTCTCCCGTTCAGTGCAAGAACAGCTCCAAAAAATGTAATAttataaataaagcagaacagaaCTGTTGTACCAGTGTAAACACAAAATGATTGCACAGATCGAAAAGGTGTCATGATGCCAATATAAAAGGCTAAAACATCAGTCAATGTGGTGATTGTGATGGAAACAGCTGCTTCAGCATACGTGTCTGCCAAACGCTTTTCAACTTTATCTTCAACTTTTGTCTTTTGCCAGCCTGAAAGCATAACAAACATGTCGTCCACACCGATACCTGGAGATGTGAAAGTATGAAGAATTTGACGCTCATTACCAGTGAATAACCACAGGGTGAAGTGAATAGGGTCTGATATTGTCAGTTAAACAGCATATAATATTTGTTATGAACTATTTCCAATGCATTAGAAAGGCTTAAAAGAAGCTAGGAGAActccaagatggagctggaacCTTGAGACTCTTTGCAAGGTGGCTTCAACAGATCTATTTATGACATTTATTATACTTGTTATGCTTTTATATCTGAACCCTATGATCCTAAGTGTTACAGCCGCGATATATGGAATTAACTGACTGAATACCATGCAAacactgtatctcggtacgtgTGGCAATGAAAATATTGTCAATAAATGCAGACAGTGGGCCACCAAGTGTACATTGGGTACTTTCTTCCTGTTTCCAGGACTACTCTTCAGCATTACTtcactgtattgcactgtactagcAAGCCTGGCTCCTGCTCTTCGCTGTTGAAACAGTGTTGCTTGTGACTGCTTCATGTTTGCCTTATCTTCTTTACCTGCACAGAACGTGAATACAGCTAACATGGCAGAGTGTGGAAGTGTTTCACCAAAACTCACTTCACCTCCTGCACCTCAAGGAGGTTGGAAGTAGCCATAAAATGCTGGCCATATCAACAATGCCCATCTCCTGTGCAGGTAGAGAAGAGAAGATCATCATGGAGTTCTCACAAGTACAAGAAGCTCCATACCGGACTTCAGTTTTGACAACAATGAGAATCAGTCATTTGTCTGTCTTTTCAAGAAAATGCGTTAATTTCATGAATATAGGACTGTGTCATAAGTTGTACCTTAACATTCTATGAATGTCCATAATAAGATTGGCCAGGTTGTTGGATTCACAGTGAATAAGGACGAgaatgtaaacaggagagtgtgagTGCCAAAATGGAGGACTATCATGGCTTTAGGATCATTTGTGATGAGAGCTCAGTTCAGAGTTTGAGTCAGGAAAGGAGTGAATATACTTTACTTTGAATGTTTTTGTCATTGGTTCTAGAAAGAAAATTAGGGAGGACATTTGTTTAAATTTAATCGTGCCTTTATTACTGAGGTAAATGCAACTTACCTAGAATGAGAAATGGTGCATTGGCCGTATTGATGGCAAATTTCATCCCACAAAACAGTAGCAATCCAAATCCTGATAGTACAGCAAATCCAGCTGACACAACTCCCAGAGCAGCAACCCAGACTTTGTTCCttacacaatcaaacctgaaaaTAAATTCATTAGTCCTTTATAAGGCAGCATATGTTTTATATAATGTATTCAATGTAACTAAATTTGACAATAATGCATTTTACCTCATGCAAGATgtgatggaaaagaaaattgaaaGAAAATAGGTAATCGAAAAGAAAGGAACAATTCGTTCAGTATTTCCTTCAAATTCATCTTGTCTTGATACTGATGTGAAATAAGACACCTATAATCCAGGGATCAAAGTATATATAATTACGTAAAATTCTTCAGAATTACCCTCAATCAAATTTCAACAAAAAGACAAAGATTTTCCAATTCATCACGATAATAATTATTTATAAAATCTGTAATTTTAGAATAATTTGCATCCAATGTAAAACTTGGATGTGAACAGAGCATCAAAAGACAAATGTGTTGACACTCACTTCGAAAACTGACTATCTTTTGAAGTCTTCATCTTAACTTTTGTTATCCAACTGCACAAAATTAATGCTCAAGAATAACACCCAATGTCTTTTCAGTTTATTCATTATTCACTAGCTGGTGAAGAGAATTCAGTGTTAGTTTCCAATATATGTGTTACGCTACCATGCAGAGCAGATAAAACAGAGCAGACTTTGACAAACGCTGTTTGTTGGGATAAGGCACGTAGTGCCACTAACTCATTGGGGTAGGTAATGCATGCAGCCCACTCTATCTCAGGCAGAGTTTTCACCACCATTGAGAATGTTTACATGGAGAGCTGTCAcgagaaagcagcttccatcagtACCCAgactatgccctcttctcattactaccatcgggcagaAAGTGCAGAAGCCTTAGGCcctataccaccaggttcaggaacagttattaccctccaaccatcaggctcctgatcttgtgtgtaaattcactcaccactgttCTAAACTGATTCTGAGATCTGAAGTCTCACTTTGAAGAATTCTtgacaactcacgttctcagtattatttttatttgcacggATTGCCTTCATTTTCACAGAGggagtttgtcagtctttgtttatcataaaattctattgcattATAAATgactgcaagtaaatgaatctcaagttagtgTAACCCCCATGTTCAGTGGGCAGTGTCAGTCAAGGGGAAGACAGTCGCTGCCCCCCACCGAACTGGTGAAgtctcatttgtgtggatgctgcgtaatgtgttcccctgttacaatTCAGTACTGTACCATGAAAGATCAGACGGTACACCATATgaaattaaacaattgagctttataattcacacaaactgctggtggaacacagcaggtcaggcagcatctataaggagaagcactgtcaatgttttgggccaagacccctcatcaggactaactgaaaggaaagatagtaagagtgttccaccagcattttgtgtgtgttgtttgaatttccagcatctgcagatttcctcgtgtttgagctttataattcttaagttggctatagggttagtaaagaaaataaaaagaaaaagcatatcttaatgaaacagtctaatgtgcacattggagctcacggttttccATCCATTAGTTCCCCATCAACCTCCCCCAAGCATCATCGACTCCCAGACCCtcactccaaatccactccattcTGCGGTCTACCAGCTCACTCCTcacatgtcttctctcttcatctctcactgACAAAAGACCCCATATACCTCTtttcagactcacaagaaagaaacaacactcctctcattggatggcgcacattccaaagcccctgttaatctctagtcataacctaaACACTGCTGCTAAAGAGAAACCATTATCTTAGTAGTGAAACCGTACAGAGTGTTACATTAGTAATGGTAacaaactttgataatgaatttactttgaacttgagttATTATTTATTTGGTTATGTCCAGAAAAAAATACCAAATATTTCTAAAACGCTTAAATTCCATTTGGAACTCCTCAGAAATTCCTGCATATCACCAATGATTGGATACTCAACAGGAACTATGAGATGAATAGAGGTGATAAGGAAAGATTAGAGATTGGGGAATCTTCAATAAGTTACTCATCTCCCAATATTCTAAAGATTTTCATGGTTAAGAAATTGGCCATATTGTAACCAATACATTTTAATATTCTGGAAAATTGTAAAATCATCAACTTTGGAGCTATCTAAATGGCAAAAACTTGGGTACTCCAAGAGAGTCAATAAAGAAATTGCAGACTCTCCATTTATTCAGGAAATGGGAGCATTTTAAAAGTAAACATGTTCTAATAAGGGATAAGAGACAGGAAGAGGAAGTCCAGCTTGATATGGAGTATTGAAAATGCGTGAGGTCCTTCTGGACTGTAAGGCGTCTGTCAGAGGAAGGGGACAGAACACTTAATGAAAAAAACAGGATAGCAATTTtaatggtatgagagaggagttgtctAAGATGTTCTGGGAAAACAAGCTAAAAGATAAGTTGGTAAAGAAACAGTAGCATATGTTCAAATAGCTGGTCTATCATGCTAGCAAGAGTTTATCCCAAGTAAAAAGAGGGTGTCTGTGAGAAAGAAGCACAGTCCATGTTCAATTTTTTAAAAGGTTAAGGAAACGTGTGGTTTCCTCCGTGGTGGTTTTAGAAGTTAACTCTACACAAACTAGTTCTAACAGCTCTTGACACCTCTCTTCTCCTTTTCTCACTCACATTCTTTCTTTCTAATTCTTCTTTTCAATCTCTTTGCTTTATTTTTCTcaccttcctttttcttcttctggtTTCTTGTATCTGTGAATTTGCTAATTGATCAAGAAATGAGATCTCATTTATCCTCTTCCATTTCCGCAGTACTTATGTCATTCTCCTCCTtcttctaattttttttctctggagGATGTGTATCATGATCTTGAGCAAGGTGTaattagttcactggagtatgctcctattaatccttctattgctccctttatgatctgatctctctcttggtttcctcatctatAACATTATCTGAAAAAATCCTCTGATTTTATATCTCcactgactcctttctttttgaccttttcattcatccagctgggcaaAGCATGAAGGAACCATTATGAACTCCCACATATCCCGATGACccgatgatttcagtctctgaggccaatgcgCGGGGAcgcttcaggaaggtgaacccatGAAAAACATCTAGCCCGGGCAGGGTATCTGAGCAAGTACTAAAGACATTTGCTgattaactggctggagtgtttactgagatctttaaactctcgcttcggcagtctgagtgcccacctgcttcaagtaggcGTTAATTATACCGGTACCTGAGAAGAACTTGCtgacctgcctcaaccactgatgtcctgtagcacttacatccacggtgatgaagtgttttaagaggttagtgatgaaacaGATCAATTCCTGCTATGAAAACTGATTTAAATCAGCTAGAATTTGCTTACCAGAGCAACACATCCACCACAGGTGCCATCTCATTGTCACTCtcctcaactctggaacatctggacagcaaagatgcacacatccaagatgctctttattgattacagctcagtattcactACCATCATCTGTTCGAAACTAATGAATAAGCTCCAAGACTTTGGCCCCAGTGCCTCCTTGTGCACTTGGATCCtgcatttcctcacttgcagaccccaaacactttggattggcaacaacgtctcctccatgatctccatcaacacagctgCAACACAAGTCTGTGTGCTCAGCCCTCTGCTCTGCTGACttcacacttatgactgtgaggctaagcacagctccaatgccatattcaagtttgctgaagacaccactgttgtaaactgaatcaa of Hypanus sabinus isolate sHypSab1 chromosome 6, sHypSab1.hap1, whole genome shotgun sequence contains these proteins:
- the LOC132395435 gene encoding patched domain-containing protein 3-like isoform X1, whose product is MPCRRTDCIEKPLSQCFKKLGYLVGKSPWWFLTVPLLISAGLGAGFYFLPVLEANDLEEQFTPIGGPAKSERDFIKQHFPTNDSESFSAQRLYTEGTFASFIAVSKGNNILTINAFKEIISLDEKVKQLNISDNHHAIWNYSSLCVRRSDSCISNAILKLIEHNPTLVESTEFTYPRMKEVFIGSAVGGVKLKPKSNTIETAKAIQIDYYLQEDNEDIKIKSLLWLKNFLSIFPNELMHLKDIKVSYFTSVSRQDEFEGNTERIVPFFSITYFLSIFFSITSCMRFDCVRNKVWVAALGVVSAGFAVLSGFGLLLFCGMKFAINTANAPFLILGIGVDDMFVMLSGWQKTKVEDKVEKRLADTYAEAAVSITITTLTDVLAFYIGIMTPFRSVQSFCVYTGTTVLFCFIYNITFFGAVLALNGRREASNRHWLTFRKVDKDPKPGGSTLTTMCCVGGAYDPKTGTESEHPIYYFMKEYYGPFLTNGWTKAAVVFLYLGYLAAGIYGCLQIKEGIDLRNLAFDDSYVIPFYDAQRDFFSEYGPRVMVTVTESVEYWNSTVRSDIETCMERFENLSYVDRELSESWLHFYVSASNSIDINKQDIFMTNLATFLQYAPAFKQDIDISENELSISASRFFIQTMNVNSSVAEKNILTELRDLAKKCRIPLLVYHSAFIYFDQYLVIVSNTIQNVVVAALAMLLIALLLIPNPVCSLWVTLATASVLVGVTGFMAFWGVNLDSISMINLVICIGFSVDFSAHISYAFVSSGKSSYNERAIDALYALGYPIIQGAVSTILGVVVLAAAGSYIFRTFFKIMFLVISFGAVHGLVFLPVFLTFCGLNKKTNSVIEEKETNQQERFSPNKGHSHFGRTGNVVNWQKNHIYYNEAYESPNPGNFNLKGKRVEMPDPDCP
- the LOC132395435 gene encoding patched domain-containing protein 3-like isoform X2; translation: MPCRRTDCIEKPLSQCFKKLGYLVGKSPWWFLTVPLLISAGLGAGFYFLPVLEANDLEEQFTPIGGPAKSERDFIKQHFPTNDSESFSAQRLYTEGTFASFIAVSKGNNILTINAFKEIISLDEKVKQLNISDNHHAIWNYSSLCVRRSDSCISNAILKLIEHNPTLVESTEFTYPRMKEVFIGSAVGGVKLKPKSNTIETAKAIQIDYYLQEDNEDIKIKSLLWLKNFLSIFPNELMHLKDIKVSYFTSVSRQDEFEGNTERIVPFFSITYFLSIFFSITSCMRNKVWVAALGVVSAGFAVLSGFGLLLFCGMKFAINTANAPFLILGIGVDDMFVMLSGWQKTKVEDKVEKRLADTYAEAAVSITITTLTDVLAFYIGIMTPFRSVQSFCVYTGTTVLFCFIYNITFFGAVLALNGRREASNRHWLTFRKVDKDPKPGGSTLTTMCCVGGAYDPKTGTESEHPIYYFMKEYYGPFLTNGWTKAAVVFLYLGYLAAGIYGCLQIKEGIDLRNLAFDDSYVIPFYDAQRDFFSEYGPRVMVTVTESVEYWNSTVRSDIETCMERFENLSYVDRELSESWLHFYVSASNSIDINKQDIFMTNLATFLQYAPAFKQDIDISENELSISASRFFIQTMNVNSSVAEKNILTELRDLAKKCRIPLLVYHSAFIYFDQYLVIVSNTIQNVVVAALAMLLIALLLIPNPVCSLWVTLATASVLVGVTGFMAFWGVNLDSISMINLVICIGFSVDFSAHISYAFVSSGKSSYNERAIDALYALGYPIIQGAVSTILGVVVLAAAGSYIFRTFFKIMFLVISFGAVHGLVFLPVFLTFCGLNKKTNSVIEEKETNQQERFSPNKGHSHFGRTGNVVNWQKNHIYYNEAYESPNPGNFNLKGKRVEMPDPDCP